In Desulfosporosinus youngiae DSM 17734, the genomic stretch TGCGGGAAGTTTGTTTATGACGGGTATGGGTCCTAACCTCCTTTCCATGAAATTCGCTTCGCAGATTCTGGGAGTCAGAGTAAGCTGGGATTTGTGGGTCATTGCAGCTGTCCCTGGCTTTCTTCTGTTTATACTTATCCCTTATATCGTTTATCGAATGTATCCACCTGAATTAACATCGGTTAACGAGGTTCGGGAAATGGCTCGTAAACAGCTTGAAACCTTAGGTTCAGTCACGAGACAAGAAATTATTGGCGGGGTAATCTTTTTGTTATGTTTGATTCTTTGGGCAACCAGCAGCCTAACCCAAATTGATACCACACTTGTTGCGTTCCTCGGGGTCACAATTATGCTTCTAACCAACATAATCCAATGGCAGGATATTGCTGATTCGAAGGAGACCTGGGGAATTCTGATCTGGTTTGGAGGAATTATTGGCTTGTCATCAGCCCTCGACAAACTTGGATTCTTCAGGTGGTTAACTGCCGTAATGAAAGAGGCTCTGCCACAAGGGATCGGAACCTTTACCACGTTTGTAATCATTGCCCTGTTGGCAATCATTCCACACTATGTTTTTCCGTCGCTCCTTGGTTATGTCGCTGCCTTTGCCCCGGTGATCTTCAGCTTTGTTGCAGTCACCGGGGCTCCAAAGTATCCCGCGGCGTTTTTAGTTGCCTTTCTGATGGTAATTTCATCAACACTTACCCATTATGGGAATGGATTGGGGCCTTTGCTGATGGGAACAGGTTATGTTGAAAAGATAATTTGGTGGAAGATAGGCTTTACAGTAACTGCACTGGCAACTGTCCTCTATCTTACAATCGGTTTAGGGTACTGGAAACTTATTGGTTTGTGGTAGCAAGTAAAGTGACAATTTGCCTGAGTGAGGTGTTATAATAGAGGTGTTTTGTTTCAGCAGATTTGAGGGGAAAGTGTATGTTACTTTTTAAAGAGTTGATGTGGTTCTTTAAGCAAGAAAAGAAGAGCTACGGTACCGGCATATTCGTTTTAGTCGGGGTAGCCTTGATCAATCTGTTTCCTCCTTATGCAGTTCGGGTAATCGTGGACGGTGCCAGTCAAGGAAATCTGAACCAAGAGGATTTAATTAAGTGGTCTTTGCTTCTTTTAGGTGTAGGGTTGTTGGCTTACGGTTTAAGATATATCTGGCGTTTGCTGATTTTTGGAGCAGCGAGCCGACTTGGCCGGTTGCTCAGGAAGCAACTTTTCGACCATTTTACCCGCTTGTCGCCTCAGTTTTATCAGAAGCACCGAACCGGGGATTTAATGGCCCATGCTACCAATGACGTTCAGGCGATCGAAATGACGGCCGGGATGGGGGTTTTGACATTTGTTGATTCTCTGACGACGGGGAGCTTGGTCGTTTTCTCGATGGCTTTTTTTATCAGTTGGAAACTTACTCTCATTACCTTACTGCCAATGCCGTTTATGGCTTGGGCGACCAGCGCTTATGGCACCATGCTGCATAAGAGGTTCCATAAGGCTCAGGCAGCTTTTTCAGATCTTAATAATAAGGTTCTGGAGAACATTTCCGGGGTCAGAGTGGTTAAAGCGTTCGGGAGAGAAGAAACGGAAAAAGAGGCTTTTCGAACCTTATCGGCTGATGTTGCAGAGAAGAATATTGCCGTAGCGAAAGTCGATGCGCTCTTTGATCCCACCATCCAATTGATTATTGGAATTTCATTTTTCCTGGCGATTGCCTTTGGCGCGAAAGATGTTGTGGATGGGAGACTGAGTTTTGGACAACTGACCCAGTTTACGATTTATCTGGGACAGTTTATTTGGCCGATGTTAGCCTTCGGCTGGCTCTTTAACATCCTTGAACGCGGGCGTGCCTCCTATGACCGGGTAAGCGCGTTACTTAAGGTAGAACAGGAAATCCGGGAACAAGAGAGGGCAATAGACCGGGTCCTCAGCGGACACGTGGCGTACAAGAAGGCCTCATTTGTTTATCCGGGGACACAGACCCCGGTTCTTAAAAAGATTGATGTTGAGATCGCTCAGGGGCAAACCTTGGGAATCGTCGGAAAAACGGGAAGTGGGAAGACGACCTTTTTCCGTCTTCTGTTGCGGGAGTTTGACCTTTCTGAGGGTGACATTATGATCGATGGGATCTCAATTTATCATTTAAAGCTCGGAGCTTTGCGAAAGGCGATGGGCTATGTTCCCCAGGATCATTTTCTATTTTCAACGACCATAGCGGAAAATATTGCCTTTGGCAAACCGGAAGCAACCTTGGAGGAAATCCAAGGGGTGGCAGAGATTGCCGCCATTCATGAGGATATCCTGCAATTTCCCCATAACTATGGCACTTTGGTTGGGGACCGGGGTGTAACCCTTTCGGGAGGACAAAAACAGCGAATATCGATTGCGCGAGCTCTCTTGCTTCAACCGGAAATCCTCATTTTGGATGACTCTTTATCAGCGGTGGACGCTAAAACAGAAAAGGCCATTTTACAGGCCTTAAAGGAAAAAAGGGCCCAAAAGACAACGTTGATTTCCTCACATCGTTTGAGTGCCATTGAACACGCGGACCTAATCATTGTGTTTAAAGACGGACAAATTACCGAACGTGGTTCTCATGCCGAACTCATGGCTAGCGAAGGATGGTATGCTGCTACTTACCGAAGTCAGCAATTAGAGTCACTGATTGAGGGAGGGGGTGCATGAGATGGTGATCCGGCGGTTGCTTAACTATTTAAGACCGCACTACAAGGCGTTAGGTGTCGCCTTAGTGGTTTTATTTCTGGCCACCTTTGCCGATGTCGTCGGGCCAATCCTGGTTAAAGTCTTTCTCGATCGTCATTTAATGCCTCGTTCCTTCAATTCTCAGGATTTATTACTCTTGGGAAGCGGATATTTAGGACTTCATCTGCTTTCAGTGGGACTAAACTATTATCAGCTCGTAAGCTTCAATCAGATTGCCCTGAAAGTGATTCAACAATTACGAGTTGACATCTTTAGCCATGTGCAGCGTCTCAGACTGGTGGTTTTTGACAAAACCCCGGCTGGCGCTTTGGTTTCCCGAATTACGAATGATACGGAAGCCATAAAAGAGTTATTCGTGAGTGTTTTGGCGACGTTAGTGCAGAATGTTGTCTTTCTTATCGGCATTTTTATAGCTATGTTTAGTATGGATGCTCGATTGGCTGGGTTTTGCCTGGTCTTGCTTCCGGTCCTTCTCGGCCTGATGTATATGTACCGCAGGTTGAGCACAAAGGTTTATCGGGTTATGCGCAAAGAGCTGAGTCTTCTTAATGCCAAACTGAATGAATCCATTCAAGGAATGAATCTTGTACAGGCCATGCGCCAAGAAGAGCGCTTCCGTAAAGAGTTCAATGTTATTAATACCGCCTATTATCGGGCGGCCATCAACAACATCCGTTTAGAAAGTTTGTTTGTTCGGCCGGCAGTTGATTTGATTTACACCTTTGCTTTAATTCTTGTTTTAGATTTCTTTGGCTTTCAGTCGCTAAAAGGTCCGATTCAAATTGGAGTACTCTATGCTTTTATAAATTATCTGGATCGCTTCTTCGAACCTGTCAATATGATGATGCAAAAGCTCTCTCAAATTCAGCAATCCTTAGTTGCAGCTGAACGGGTTTTTGAGATTTTGGATGATGACCGCACCACGCCGGTGACGGTCAGTGCTGCTCCGTCACCTTCGATTGTCGAAGGGCGGATTGAATTCAAAGAGGTAACTTTTTCATACGACGGTTCAGCGGATGGAGGATCAGATGTCCTGAAAAAGATTAGTTTTATCGCTTATCCAGGACAGACCGTGGCTTTGGTAGGGCACACCGGAAGTGGAAAAAGCACTGTCGCCAATCTCCTTATGCGCTTCTACCCGGTGACAAGCGGAGAAATCCTGATTGATGGGGTATCTCTATCCGAGTTTTCCGAGGATGAGTTACGATCGAGAGTCGGATTAGTGGCCCAAGATCCATTCCTATTTGTCGGTGATATAACCCAAAATATTGCCCTTTCCAGGCCAACTGTCTCTAAACAGGATGTGGAGGATGCTGCTTCATTTGTTCAAGCTGATGGATTTCTGCGCAAACTCCCCCAAGGTTTCGCAGAACCGATCGGGGAGCGGGGGGCTACTTTATCGAGTGGTCAGCGTCAACTTCTATGCTTTGCCCGAACAATGGCAGGCAATCCCAAAATTCTCGTTTTGGATGAAGCCACAGCCAGTGTCGATACGGAAACTGAAGAGGGGATTCAAACAGCGTTAGAAAAAATGCGCAAAGGCCGTACGACCATAGCGATTGCTCATCGGCTTTCGACCATTCAAGATGCCGACCTTATTTTGGTCCTGCACAATGGAATGATCGTAGAACGGGGCACTCATGCAGAGCTTTTGGTTAAAGAAGGGCTTTATCACAAAATGTTTATGATGCAGCAGGGTACGGCAGGCCAAAGCAGGTTTCCTTGCTGAGTTCAATATTTCTTAATCATTAAGTTGCATTACAAATCTGATATGGAGTAGTATAGTGAGGGGCCCGGGTTCTTCCTTTGGAATAGTTAAGCTATTTGTTAATAAACTGTTTAGAGATAATTAATAATATTAGGCTAGAATATAGGGAGAGATCTTTGAAGGTTCCATAGTGGGTTTCTGCTAAAGGGGTTGATAAAAACTGGTTTTTCAGTCTGAACCATGGTATCCGGAAGCGTAAAATACCTGATTTTTAGAATCAGGAGTTTAATAAGGAGAGATTAGAGAAAATGTTAGTGATCGAAATAATCAAGGCAATTATTCTTGGCATTGTCGAAGGCATTACCGAATGGCTGCCAATTAGCAGTACGGGGCATATGATTTTAGTTGATGAATTTATAAAACTCAATATGAGTGAAGCGTTTAAAGAAATGTTTTTTGTCGTTATTCAGCTTGGTGCAATCGCTGCAGTTGTCGTGTTGTACTGGGAGAAGTTATTGCCACTGTCTTCCAAAGGGAAGTTGGCAATCAATAACGAGACAATGTCACTTTGGTTTAAAATCTTAACAGCCTGTGTCCCAGCGGCAATCATTGGCCTGGCGTTTGATGATCAAATTGATGCACAGTTTTATAATTATCAGACCGTAGCAGTTACTTTAATTTTGTATGGTGTACTGTTTATCATTATTGAAAACCGAAATAGAAATTTAAGGCCCAGGATTAATAATCTATCACAAATTACTTATAAAACGGCAATGATCATAGGATTATTTCAGGTTTTATCATTGATTCCCGGGACATCCCGCTCAGGAGCAACCATCCTTGGTGCTATTTTAATAGGTACATCAAGAACTGTTGCAGCGGAATTCACGTTTTTCTTAGCAATTCCGGTTATGTTTGGGGCAAGCCTTATAAAAATCTTGAAATTTGGCCTTGTCTTCACTAGTTCAGAGCTAATCATTTTAATAATAGGAATGGTTGTCGCTTTTGTAGTATCGTTACTGGCAATAAAGTTTTTAGTGGGATATATCAAAACCAACGATTTCAAAGCCTTCGGTTGGTATAGAATTGGATTAGGAATTATTGTAGCCATATATTTCTTTATGCAAAGTGCCATCTAAATTGTGACCTTGCACCAGGTAAACAGGCGAAGAACTGCCTCGTCAGAGGATAGTTCTTCGCCTGTTTTGCGAGACACTTTAAGACTGAGGCCGCTTCCGTTATAGTTAATCATCCCCGCATTCTTGCTTTGAGGTATGAGCTTGCTCCCAGATATTATCGGCTACTTTCCCCCAGGCTGATGAAACATCCTGAAGTTTTTCGGTTAATTCCTCCACAGTTTCCATATCAAGAACTTGAGTGGAATGAGCGCCGGATTTATTGACCATCATTCTTAATTTATCTGGATTGTCCATAAGAGGACAGGGGCGTAAATGATTATGATTAAAAGGCTGATTTTCACGATATTGAGCAAATAAAGGGGATTTTAAAGCGTCTAATAGAGTGCAGTCTCTAATGTTGACATTTGAATAATGAATGAAGGCACAAGGTTCAACATCTCCATGGGCATTAATATGAAAATAGTTGCGTCCTCCAGCTATGCAGCCTTGAATGGATTCCCCGTCATTCCAAAAATCTAAAGCAAAGATCGGCTTGGTGTTCCTTATCTCTCTGATTCTATGATACATATGCTCTCGTTGATGAGGCAGGGCAATTAATTCAAGCGCAGCCTTTTTTCCAACTGGTACATAGGTAAAATACCAAGCGAAAAGGCATCCTTTTTCAATCATTAAGTCCACGAACTCATCAGAAGCAACAGCATCAATATTTTGGCTGTGATAACAGGAGGAATAGCCAAAGCCTGCACCTGCTTCCCTCATTAAGTCCATGGACTTAATGACTTTATCATAAGTGCCGGTGCCCCGGCGGTTATCAGTGGCTGCTCCTATGCCTTCAATGCTAAAAGCTAGTACAAAATTTCCAACCCGAACTAACTCTTGAGCAAAATTCCTATCAACCAAAGTGCCATTTGTAAAAGCCAAGAAAGCACAGTCTTGATGTTTCTCGGCTAAAGCAATTAAATCATGTTTCCTCATCAGAGGTTCTCCGCCAGAGTAGATATACATAAATATGCCTAATTTTTTACCTTGCTTAATGATATTGTCCAGTTCAGCAAAGGATAATGAGGTTTGGTGATCATATTCACTTGCCCAACATCCGGTACAGTTCAGATTACATGACGAAGTAGGATCCATCAAAATAGTCCAGGGCACATTACAATTCTGATTTTCGGCAGTTTTGAGTGCTTTTTGCCGCCCCAGCAGAGTAGCTTTCACAAAGAAGTTGGTCAGGAAGGTATTGCGGACATTAGGAGCAAGCTGCGTAAATACGTTTTGAAATAGTTTATTAAAACTGCTTGAAGAATCTGCTAAATAGGTTTGTAAATAGTTTATAGCAGTAATATGATCTTTATCACGGGCAACTTTACCGAGTAAATTTAATATGGCATTCAGTCCCTGAAGGTTATTTTTTTCGGCATAAAGCAACCCTCTCTTAAAAGCAAAGGTATAAACAATTTCCTTGATTCGTTCCATATTATATTAAATCCTCCTTCATAAATGGTCAGATAGTTATGCGAAATGTCCACTAAGACTTAGCATAGGAATTACTATTGTATATAATATGACCTTATTCAGAAGGAGTGACTTACCAGATCAGCCCGGATGGCGAAGTTTGTCATTGTGATAAGCTCTCTGAGGTTTCACCTCTGGCGATTTGGTTTTTGGGTAATGCTTTTGGGGTCGCTTGGGTCGGGCAGCTTCGCCACATCCTGTGGACGAAGCTGCCCTGCTTACGGGTCTGGGGACTTTTCTGCATGTCTTTCGGGCCTTTAATTTTTCATAGTAGCAATACCAGATTAGAAGAATATACTAGAAGGAAAATCACTGCAATATTCAGCCGTGTCATAATCTACATAGCGATATTGTGCATGTTGTCCTATAGCCTAATTCAGAAAGTTTGCTCATCGTCCGCGAATTCAACATTTTTATATAAATTACGACAATCTTTTCGCTTTATCTGTAACCCTCTTTAGGGTACAATAGAATAATCAACTTAAATATGGAATATTCAGAAAAGTTAATTAGTTCGGAGGGATGAAGTATGACAGCTCAGGAAAAGAATATTATTGAGACCATTCTGGCTGACGTTGGGTTGGAACCGTTATACGTCGGAGACAATGAATATGAGTCTAAAACCAATCAGAAAGAATGTTAAAATAGCAACGTAGAAACGAATGCCCAAGTAATTAGGTATTCGTTTCTTTGATTTTCAAATGAGTGCAGTTAGCCGGCACGCAAACCTGAAATAGCCAGGGATACGCCGCTGCGGCGTATTGAGTATCTAGCCTGAAGCCTGTTTAAAGCGAATAATATAGCGAATAATCATCACCACTCCGATGATAGCACCCCCATATAGAGTAAGTGTAGATACTATATCTAACCCACTAACCATTGCGGCAGGAAACGTTTTAAAATGGAGGTCCACTAAATTTTTAGGGATGGCCATGGCTCTGCTTAAAGCAGACATACCAATAACCATAGCCATTACCCGTTTGATTTCTAATTCCGAAACCATTTTTGTTGCGATAGCTCCTATGGATAAGCCCAGGATTGAACCCAGGTATAGGAGCAAAACCAGACGAATATCCACAAAACCTCTTAAGCCATACTGAAAGGAGCCAAAACCGCCGGAGAAAATCGCCAGGAATAATTCTGTACCCGCAGCCACCATTGCCGGGACTCCCAAGACATAGATCATGGCAGGAACCCCAATAAACCCCCCGACACCGACAGTACCTGCGAGCCATCCGGTTGATAATCCTATTATTGCTACGAACCAAAGGGATACGCGAACCTTGGCAATATTAAAATTAATCATTGGCGGAATGTTGATTTTAGCGATCTTTTCAGCCAATCCTATGGTCTTATCTGTTTTGTTTGCCGGCTTAGATCTGAAACAATCTTTGAAAATAATGAGTGAAACGCCGGATAAAAGAACGACAAAGGTTAAATTAATATACAGGTCTGAA encodes the following:
- a CDS encoding ABC transporter ATP-binding protein, yielding MLLFKELMWFFKQEKKSYGTGIFVLVGVALINLFPPYAVRVIVDGASQGNLNQEDLIKWSLLLLGVGLLAYGLRYIWRLLIFGAASRLGRLLRKQLFDHFTRLSPQFYQKHRTGDLMAHATNDVQAIEMTAGMGVLTFVDSLTTGSLVVFSMAFFISWKLTLITLLPMPFMAWATSAYGTMLHKRFHKAQAAFSDLNNKVLENISGVRVVKAFGREETEKEAFRTLSADVAEKNIAVAKVDALFDPTIQLIIGISFFLAIAFGAKDVVDGRLSFGQLTQFTIYLGQFIWPMLAFGWLFNILERGRASYDRVSALLKVEQEIREQERAIDRVLSGHVAYKKASFVYPGTQTPVLKKIDVEIAQGQTLGIVGKTGSGKTTFFRLLLREFDLSEGDIMIDGISIYHLKLGALRKAMGYVPQDHFLFSTTIAENIAFGKPEATLEEIQGVAEIAAIHEDILQFPHNYGTLVGDRGVTLSGGQKQRISIARALLLQPEILILDDSLSAVDAKTEKAILQALKEKRAQKTTLISSHRLSAIEHADLIIVFKDGQITERGSHAELMASEGWYAATYRSQQLESLIEGGGA
- a CDS encoding ABC transporter ATP-binding protein, translating into MVIRRLLNYLRPHYKALGVALVVLFLATFADVVGPILVKVFLDRHLMPRSFNSQDLLLLGSGYLGLHLLSVGLNYYQLVSFNQIALKVIQQLRVDIFSHVQRLRLVVFDKTPAGALVSRITNDTEAIKELFVSVLATLVQNVVFLIGIFIAMFSMDARLAGFCLVLLPVLLGLMYMYRRLSTKVYRVMRKELSLLNAKLNESIQGMNLVQAMRQEERFRKEFNVINTAYYRAAINNIRLESLFVRPAVDLIYTFALILVLDFFGFQSLKGPIQIGVLYAFINYLDRFFEPVNMMMQKLSQIQQSLVAAERVFEILDDDRTTPVTVSAAPSPSIVEGRIEFKEVTFSYDGSADGGSDVLKKISFIAYPGQTVALVGHTGSGKSTVANLLMRFYPVTSGEILIDGVSLSEFSEDELRSRVGLVAQDPFLFVGDITQNIALSRPTVSKQDVEDAASFVQADGFLRKLPQGFAEPIGERGATLSSGQRQLLCFARTMAGNPKILVLDEATASVDTETEEGIQTALEKMRKGRTTIAIAHRLSTIQDADLILVLHNGMIVERGTHAELLVKEGLYHKMFMMQQGTAGQSRFPC
- a CDS encoding DASS family sodium-coupled anion symporter, with the protein product MIQIVKASITQGLLNGRTLRILIPIFFAALCFMIPAPKGLEAEAWKLFGIFAGTILMLMLQGLPEASAIFVGVSAAGLLVVPIKDVLVGYTDTTVWLIVVAIMMSLGFRKSGLARRIGLILIKAFGKSSLRLGYVLGVTDLMLATTIPGAPARGGGLVYPLAQGMFEAVGSRPYENPRRLGAYLTVLLYMTDMVAGSLFMTGMGPNLLSMKFASQILGVRVSWDLWVIAAVPGFLLFILIPYIVYRMYPPELTSVNEVREMARKQLETLGSVTRQEIIGGVIFLLCLILWATSSLTQIDTTLVAFLGVTIMLLTNIIQWQDIADSKETWGILIWFGGIIGLSSALDKLGFFRWLTAVMKEALPQGIGTFTTFVIIALLAIIPHYVFPSLLGYVAAFAPVIFSFVAVTGAPKYPAAFLVAFLMVISSTLTHYGNGLGPLLMGTGYVEKIIWWKIGFTVTALATVLYLTIGLGYWKLIGLW
- a CDS encoding undecaprenyl-diphosphate phosphatase; its protein translation is MLVIEIIKAIILGIVEGITEWLPISSTGHMILVDEFIKLNMSEAFKEMFFVVIQLGAIAAVVVLYWEKLLPLSSKGKLAINNETMSLWFKILTACVPAAIIGLAFDDQIDAQFYNYQTVAVTLILYGVLFIIIENRNRNLRPRINNLSQITYKTAMIIGLFQVLSLIPGTSRSGATILGAILIGTSRTVAAEFTFFLAIPVMFGASLIKILKFGLVFTSSELIILIIGMVVAFVVSLLAIKFLVGYIKTNDFKAFGWYRIGLGIIVAIYFFMQSAI
- a CDS encoding sulfite exporter TauE/SafE family protein, whose product is MESETATVVGEVMSLIAISPKIAFSIAGLGFLGGMLSGFIGSGGAFIMTPGMMALGVPGLVAVSSNLAHKLGKAIVGARKHSKMGNVDFRLGICISIFLLLGVNLAVFLNEHIFNYMGKAGSDLYINLTFVVLLSGVSLIIFKDCFRSKPANKTDKTIGLAEKIAKINIPPMINFNIAKVRVSLWFVAIIGLSTGWLAGTVGVGGFIGVPAMIYVLGVPAMVAAGTELFLAIFSGGFGSFQYGLRGFVDIRLVLLLYLGSILGLSIGAIATKMVSELEIKRVMAMVIGMSALSRAMAIPKNLVDLHFKTFPAAMVSGLDIVSTLTLYGGAIIGVVMIIRYIIRFKQASG
- a CDS encoding radical SAM protein produces the protein MERIKEIVYTFAFKRGLLYAEKNNLQGLNAILNLLGKVARDKDHITAINYLQTYLADSSSSFNKLFQNVFTQLAPNVRNTFLTNFFVKATLLGRQKALKTAENQNCNVPWTILMDPTSSCNLNCTGCWASEYDHQTSLSFAELDNIIKQGKKLGIFMYIYSGGEPLMRKHDLIALAEKHQDCAFLAFTNGTLVDRNFAQELVRVGNFVLAFSIEGIGAATDNRRGTGTYDKVIKSMDLMREAGAGFGYSSCYHSQNIDAVASDEFVDLMIEKGCLFAWYFTYVPVGKKAALELIALPHQREHMYHRIREIRNTKPIFALDFWNDGESIQGCIAGGRNYFHINAHGDVEPCAFIHYSNVNIRDCTLLDALKSPLFAQYRENQPFNHNHLRPCPLMDNPDKLRMMVNKSGAHSTQVLDMETVEELTEKLQDVSSAWGKVADNIWEQAHTSKQECGDD